A single genomic interval of Clostridium facile harbors:
- a CDS encoding rhomboid family intramembrane serine protease → MKILDKMERKFGRFGIPNLMLYLVIGNLLVYIFDIFFVLKAGTTFSQYLYFSPALVMQGQIWRIITFIFVPPNSSLVFIAFTLYFYYFIGVSLEREWGSFRFTVYYLTGMVATIIGGFISYFLPVGGGISDIMAVLSMSTISATYLNLSLFFAFATLYPDHKLLLFFFIPIKVKYLAFADAVIFLYSLIVYPWPVKISIIMAILNYLLFFGPDFIRTLKLKAQVRKNRKNFQQKMDNTWNR, encoded by the coding sequence ATGAAAATATTAGATAAAATGGAACGGAAGTTTGGAAGGTTTGGAATTCCAAACCTTATGTTGTATCTTGTCATTGGAAATTTATTGGTATATATTTTTGATATTTTCTTTGTTCTAAAGGCAGGTACTACTTTTAGCCAATACCTTTATTTTTCTCCTGCCCTGGTTATGCAGGGGCAAATTTGGAGGATTATTACCTTTATTTTTGTTCCGCCTAATTCCTCTTTGGTGTTTATTGCGTTTACTCTATATTTTTACTATTTTATTGGAGTTAGCCTAGAACGGGAATGGGGTAGTTTTCGGTTTACCGTTTATTATTTAACTGGTATGGTTGCCACGATTATTGGAGGATTTATCTCTTATTTCCTTCCAGTTGGTGGAGGAATTTCCGATATTATGGCTGTTTTATCCATGTCAACGATATCAGCTACCTATTTAAATCTCTCTTTGTTCTTTGCGTTTGCCACACTATATCCAGACCATAAATTGCTATTATTCTTTTTTATTCCAATCAAAGTAAAATACCTGGCATTTGCGGATGCTGTAATTTTCCTGTATTCTTTGATTGTATACCCTTGGCCAGTAAAAATTAGTATTATTATGGCAATCTTAAATTATTTATTATTCTTTGGACCGGATTTTATCCGTACCCTCAAATTAAAAGCCCAAGTACGCAAAAACCGGAAAAATTTTCAGCAAAAAATGGATAATACCTGGAATCGATAA
- a CDS encoding DUF2508 family protein, which produces MEFIQSIRAKLYKLVGKDQETTPPLLEEIRDTKLQLLAAQNHFDCLVNLDLIDACIFQIESLEVKYNYLVKQAKAQGLRYNEYVDVKEEVKQNGCLDRTQPVGNHYGILLQTQEKTC; this is translated from the coding sequence ATGGAGTTTATTCAATCTATCAGAGCGAAACTATACAAATTGGTCGGTAAAGATCAGGAAACTACCCCGCCATTGCTGGAGGAAATCAGGGATACCAAACTGCAATTGTTGGCTGCTCAAAACCATTTTGACTGCTTGGTAAATCTGGATTTAATTGATGCCTGTATTTTTCAGATTGAGTCATTAGAAGTAAAATATAACTATTTGGTCAAACAAGCCAAAGCACAAGGCCTCCGTTATAATGAGTATGTGGACGTAAAAGAGGAGGTTAAACAAAATGGTTGTTTGGATCGTACTCAGCCTGTTGGCAATCATTATGGTATTTTACTACAAACACAGGAAAAAACCTGTTAG
- a CDS encoding pro-sigmaK processing inhibitor BofA family protein: MVFYYKHRKKPVRSFLLGSISGIAALFVVNGVTSGVLAINYATLAISAILGIPGVATVAIFNQIF, from the coding sequence ATGGTATTTTACTACAAACACAGGAAAAAACCTGTTAGGTCGTTTTTATTGGGAAGTATCTCTGGCATTGCCGCACTATTTGTGGTAAATGGGGTTACCTCAGGAGTATTGGCAATTAATTATGCTACATTGGCAATCTCAGCGATATTAGGGATTCCAGGCGTGGCTACGGTGGCAATCTTTAACCAGATCTTTTAA
- a CDS encoding pentapeptide repeat-containing protein, with translation MFSEEHYTNMDFSNQVIEEMELNRKKFTHCRFIGADFSDVSICYHCEFDNCNFSSAILSSVHFKNCIFLNCRFRFANLFAVNFDGCKMIGSSLMDTDCSLVSITDGDWSYTEMRFLEFDKQMIERVNFTGSDFTGTSFIRCILSECNFTDIITHNLSFRHSDIRTSHLGLDQNSLLSIDFQNTKVDLQQCILLAEAIGATYSP, from the coding sequence ATGTTTTCAGAAGAGCATTACACAAATATGGATTTTTCCAATCAAGTCATAGAAGAAATGGAATTAAATCGAAAAAAGTTTACTCATTGTCGTTTTATAGGAGCTGATTTTTCCGATGTTTCTATTTGTTACCATTGTGAATTTGACAATTGCAATTTTTCATCCGCAATATTGAGTAGTGTCCATTTCAAAAATTGCATCTTTTTGAATTGCAGGTTTCGTTTTGCAAACCTTTTTGCAGTTAATTTTGATGGATGTAAAATGATTGGATCCAGCTTAATGGATACGGATTGTAGTTTAGTATCTATTACAGATGGAGATTGGTCGTACACTGAAATGCGTTTTTTAGAGTTTGATAAACAAATGATAGAAAGGGTTAATTTTACTGGCTCAGATTTTACAGGGACGAGTTTTATCCGGTGTATCCTATCAGAATGTAATTTTACAGATATCATTACTCATAATCTAAGCTTTCGTCATTCAGATATCAGGACATCTCATCTTGGGCTTGATCAAAATTCATTGCTCTCGATTGATTTTCAAAACACAAAGGTGGATTTACAACAATGTATTCTATTGGCAGAAGCTATTGGAGCAACATACTCCCCTTAA
- a CDS encoding class I SAM-dependent methyltransferase, with the protein MKENKYDNGGFFQKYSQMNRSIYGLEGAGEWSELQKLLPDFQGKRVLDLGCGYGWHCLYAAQHGAEFVLGIDLSKKMLAVAKQKNKFPQVQYQNCAMEDFEFPANEYDVVISSLAFHYIEDFDGIVNSVFRSLTTGGVFVFSVEHPTFTAYGTQDWYYDKNRKIFHFPVDNYYYEGKREAIFLGEKVTKYHRTLTTYLNTLWDHGFQIKRVVEPQPPENRMDQPGMKEEMRRPMMLLVSAKK; encoded by the coding sequence ATGAAAGAAAACAAATATGACAATGGTGGTTTTTTTCAAAAATATAGTCAGATGAATCGCTCTATCTATGGTTTAGAAGGTGCTGGGGAATGGAGCGAACTGCAAAAATTACTGCCTGATTTTCAGGGAAAACGGGTTTTGGATTTAGGATGTGGATACGGCTGGCATTGCCTTTATGCTGCACAACACGGGGCGGAATTCGTACTTGGAATTGATCTATCGAAAAAAATGCTAGCAGTAGCCAAACAGAAAAATAAATTTCCACAAGTACAGTATCAAAATTGTGCAATGGAGGATTTTGAGTTCCCAGCCAATGAATATGATGTCGTGATTAGCTCGTTAGCATTCCACTATATCGAAGATTTTGATGGTATTGTAAATAGTGTTTTTCGCAGTTTAACCACTGGAGGAGTATTTGTTTTTTCGGTAGAACATCCAACCTTTACTGCGTATGGAACACAGGATTGGTATTATGACAAAAACAGGAAAATTTTCCATTTTCCGGTAGATAACTATTACTATGAAGGAAAACGGGAAGCTATTTTTTTAGGGGAAAAAGTAACCAAATACCACCGCACACTTACCACATACCTAAATACATTGTGGGATCATGGTTTCCAAATCAAACGGGTTGTAGAACCACAGCCACCAGAAAATAGGATGGACCAGCCCGGTATGAAAGAGGAAATGAGGCGGCCAATGATGCTACTGGTATCTGCAAAAAAATAG
- a CDS encoding FkbM family methyltransferase, whose translation MLEKIKEQNVWDCLQQTNLPVVMYGMGDGALKIFKVFEQYGIQVEAMFASDEFVRGHSFQGYLVQKYSDICRQYPEFHTVMAFAIHDDPTLERLFQMNQEHPIVAPDVPVAGDGLFTREYIAEHEAEFDQVYDLLADETSKKTYLDILNFKVSGKIEYLYQCRSEKPEVYTNLLKPNDQEIFVDLGAYDGDTIAEFLQFVSDYQHIYALEPDAKNFKKLEKNTAHLERITRYNMAAWNQTDTLYFSKKAGRNSRLSNKGVEIPADSVDHLIQQPVSILKMDIEGTESKALEGAKKTIQQYRPKLYVCAYHRNEDLFALPLQILDLCPDYKIYLRHHPYIPAWETNFYCIPK comes from the coding sequence ATGTTAGAAAAAATAAAAGAACAAAATGTATGGGATTGTTTACAGCAAACGAATCTTCCTGTTGTGATGTACGGCATGGGGGATGGTGCTTTAAAAATATTCAAGGTGTTCGAGCAATATGGTATCCAAGTGGAAGCTATGTTCGCCAGCGATGAATTTGTACGTGGTCATTCTTTTCAGGGATATCTGGTACAAAAATACAGCGATATCTGCCGTCAGTATCCAGAGTTTCACACTGTAATGGCATTTGCTATCCACGATGACCCCACTTTAGAACGTTTATTCCAGATGAATCAAGAGCATCCCATTGTCGCACCGGATGTACCAGTAGCTGGGGATGGGTTGTTTACACGGGAATACATAGCAGAACACGAAGCGGAATTCGATCAAGTATACGATTTGTTGGCAGACGAAACCTCTAAAAAGACCTATTTGGATATCCTGAATTTTAAGGTTAGTGGAAAAATAGAATACCTCTATCAATGTCGTTCGGAGAAACCAGAGGTCTACACCAATCTATTAAAACCAAATGACCAAGAAATTTTTGTAGATTTAGGCGCCTATGATGGGGATACCATTGCGGAGTTCCTACAATTTGTATCGGATTATCAGCATATTTATGCGCTAGAACCCGATGCAAAAAATTTTAAAAAGCTGGAAAAGAACACCGCTCATTTAGAACGGATTACCCGTTATAATATGGCGGCATGGAACCAAACAGATACCCTGTATTTTAGCAAAAAAGCTGGACGTAATTCTCGTTTATCCAATAAAGGGGTAGAAATTCCAGCAGATTCTGTTGATCACTTAATTCAGCAGCCGGTATCTATTTTAAAAATGGATATTGAGGGAACGGAGTCCAAAGCATTGGAAGGAGCTAAAAAAACTATTCAGCAATACCGGCCAAAACTATATGTGTGCGCTTACCACCGCAATGAGGATTTGTTCGCGTTACCATTGCAGATTTTGGATCTCTGTCCAGATTATAAAATCTACCTCAGGCATCATCCTTACATACCTGCCTGGGAGACTAATTTTTACTGCATTCCAAAATAG